ACCGAGGTCAAGGTCGTCGACAACCAGCAGGTCAAGCAAGGCGAAGTGCTGTTCGTGATCGACCAGGCGCGCTATGCGCTCGCGCTGCGCAACGCACAGGCCACCGCGCAGCAGCGCCGCGCGACGCTCGATCAGGCGCGCCGCGAAGATGCCCGCAACCGCGCGCTCGGCAATCTCGTCGCCCGTGAAGTCGTCGAAGAGACGCACTCGCGTGTCGAAACGGCCACGGCCGCGCTCGCCGACGCCGAAGTCGCGATCGACACGGCGCGCCTGAACCTGCAGCGGACGGTGATCGTCAGTCCTGTGGACGGCTATCTGAACGATCGCGCGCCGCGTGTGGGCGAGTACATTTCGGCGGGACGCGCGGTGCTGTCGGTGGTCGACATGCATTCGTTCCGCGTCGACGGCTATTTCGAGGAAACCAAGCTGCATGGCATCGACATCGGCCAGCCCGTCGACATCAAGGTGATGGGCGAACCGGGCGTGCTGCGCGGCCACGTGTTGAGCATCGTCGCCGCGATCGAGGACCGCGACCGCCAGCAAAGCCAGAACCTGCTGCCGAACGTGAACCCGGCGTTCAGTTGGGTGCGCCTCGCGCAGCGCATTCCCGTGCGCGTCGCACTCGACGAAGTGCCCGCCGACTTCCGCATGATCGCGGGCCGCACGGCGACGGTGTCGGTGCGCGGCATCGGGCCTTCGATGGGACGCCGCCCGGCGGCATCGGATGCGAAGGCTGCTTCGGCTGCATCGGCTGGCGCGGGGGCTTCGACCACGGGCGCGGCTATCGTCGGCACCGCGCCGTCTAGCGCTACGCATTCTGCATCGGGCGCATCGCAATGAAACGCTTTCCGTCCCTCACGGCAACGCGCGCCGGCCTGGCGTTGCT
The Paraburkholderia terrae genome window above contains:
- a CDS encoding efflux RND transporter periplasmic adaptor subunit, encoding MKKTWFSVGQILLTLIVVVIAAAVLWKLVDYYMFAPWTRDGHVRADVIQVAPDVSGLITEVKVVDNQQVKQGEVLFVIDQARYALALRNAQATAQQRRATLDQARREDARNRALGNLVAREVVEETHSRVETATAALADAEVAIDTARLNLQRTVIVSPVDGYLNDRAPRVGEYISAGRAVLSVVDMHSFRVDGYFEETKLHGIDIGQPVDIKVMGEPGVLRGHVLSIVAAIEDRDRQQSQNLLPNVNPAFSWVRLAQRIPVRVALDEVPADFRMIAGRTATVSVRGIGPSMGRRPAASDAKAASAASAGAGASTTGAAIVGTAPSSATHSASGASQ